One Clostridium cagae genomic window carries:
- the tnpA gene encoding IS200/IS605 family transposase has translation MDNSSLSHSKYHVVFAPKYRRQIIYGKKKSDIVIILRKLCEHKGVEIIEADACKDHIHMTPKLSISQFMGYLKEKSSLMIFDRHANLKYKYGNRQFWCKGYYVDTVGRNKKIIEEYIKNQEEIVYEQMSLKEYIDPFMGEPVNKSKK, from the coding sequence ATGGACAATAGTAGTTTATCACACAGTAAATATCATGTAGTATTTGCACCAAAGTATAGAAGACAAATAATATATGGAAAGAAAAAATCAGATATTGTAATAATACTTAGAAAGTTATGTGAACATAAAGGCGTTGAAATTATCGAAGCAGATGCGTGTAAAGATCACATACATATGACCCCAAAGTTAAGTATTTCACAATTTATGGGATATCTGAAAGAAAAAAGTTCATTGATGATTTTTGATAGACATGCAAACTTAAAATATAAGTATGGCAATAGACAGTTTTGGTGCAAGGGGTATTATGTTGATACGGTAGGAAGAAACAAAAAAATCATAGAAGAATATATAAAAAATCAAGAGGAAATAGTATATGAACAAATGAGTTTGAAAGAATATATCGACCCGTTTATGGGGGAGCCAGTAAACAAGAGCAAAAAATAA